In Bacillota bacterium, one DNA window encodes the following:
- a CDS encoding flavodoxin family protein — translation MAMKKVLGLCGSARRDGNTDLLIREILRGAADTGAAVETIRLSDLSISPCTGCNHCKTNDECSIPDDMSMLLDEIVQSSGVVLGSPVYMGQVTGQTKVFLDRLYQLRRGDRTLRVDGSHIRGAVLAVCGAPSHEHPQATLATLRVLFRCLNQPKVWELVGTSLGPKGIVRERTGLLEDAYELGRKLGS, via the coding sequence TGCTCGCCGAGACGGCAACACCGATCTTCTGATCAGAGAGATCTTGCGCGGGGCGGCAGACACTGGGGCTGCCGTAGAAACAATCCGCCTGTCCGATTTGTCGATTAGCCCTTGCACTGGGTGTAACCACTGCAAGACAAATGACGAGTGTAGCATTCCAGACGATATGTCCATGCTGCTCGACGAAATCGTGCAGTCCTCGGGGGTAGTGCTCGGCTCACCAGTGTACATGGGACAGGTAACAGGCCAGACAAAAGTGTTTCTTGATCGTCTCTACCAGCTGCGGCGCGGGGACAGAACACTTAGGGTGGACGGCTCCCACATCCGGGGGGCGGTGCTCGCCGTGTGTGGCGCACCTTCGCACGAGCATCCACAGGCGACTTTAGCCACGCTCAGAGTACTCTTTAGGTGTCTGAACCAGCCTAAAGTGTGGGAGCTCGTGGGCACAAGCCTAGGGCCTAAAGGCATTGTCAGAGAAAGAACTGGGCTACTAGAGGATGCCTACGAGCTAGGGCGTAAGCTCGGATCTTAA
- a CDS encoding MFS transporter, whose translation MSLRGRIKCIKDDLDGRSSDVQESNIRLNNYHGVVSTLAANLVGPFMGIFAVRLGASNVQIGLLSSAPAFVSLLAMIPGAKFIDSRRDKKRYTAAFMLAHRIFYLLLAMIPFFTPDRRAALLVLTLAVMNLPGAISNVAWQGFIARVVPPHRRATAFAERNRLMNVIGTLCILVAGRALDIMTYPLGYQIIFAVAFAFGALEIWVFRRLVVAPDGAAEHNAADIPVGRFAATLLRSVRDDLREFRGKWSFLRFTLVSLFFHFAWQVAWPLFTLYQTKELGANNLWISILHLSNTGGSLLGYGFWAKYMERNGSLKTLFASTLGIFIVPVVYAFSRDLLTITFFNVITGIIFSGVMLALFNSLLDMTPEERKTTYIGYYNTAITASAIFAPMAGVAMLELWGYRPAFLIAATLRIMGSLAFGLIYLLEKRPEKCNTDNAS comes from the coding sequence ATGTCGCTACGCGGGCGTATCAAATGCATTAAGGACGATCTAGACGGTCGTTCCTCCGATGTACAAGAGTCAAATATTCGCTTAAACAACTACCACGGCGTAGTCTCTACGCTAGCCGCTAACTTGGTGGGCCCTTTTATGGGCATATTCGCGGTGCGCTTAGGTGCCAGCAACGTCCAGATTGGTCTTTTATCCTCCGCACCTGCCTTTGTCAGCCTGTTGGCCATGATTCCGGGGGCCAAATTTATAGATTCCCGCCGCGATAAGAAGCGCTACACGGCGGCCTTTATGCTTGCCCACCGCATCTTCTACTTGCTGCTGGCGATGATCCCGTTCTTCACCCCTGATCGTCGCGCGGCGCTACTAGTTCTCACTCTAGCTGTAATGAACCTACCAGGCGCTATCTCTAATGTCGCTTGGCAGGGGTTTATCGCCCGCGTAGTACCGCCTCATCGCCGAGCCACGGCCTTTGCCGAGCGCAATCGCCTCATGAATGTAATCGGCACCCTGTGCATCCTGGTAGCCGGACGAGCGCTAGATATTATGACCTACCCACTAGGGTACCAAATCATCTTCGCCGTAGCCTTTGCCTTCGGGGCACTGGAGATTTGGGTCTTTCGCCGGCTGGTTGTGGCTCCTGACGGTGCAGCAGAGCACAATGCCGCTGATATCCCTGTGGGGAGATTCGCCGCTACCCTTCTGCGGTCAGTCAGAGACGATCTGCGTGAATTTCGGGGGAAGTGGAGCTTCTTGCGTTTCACGCTTGTTTCCTTATTCTTTCATTTCGCCTGGCAGGTCGCCTGGCCGCTTTTTACCCTTTACCAAACAAAGGAGCTTGGTGCCAACAATCTCTGGATTAGCATCTTGCATTTAAGTAACACGGGGGGATCATTGCTAGGCTATGGCTTCTGGGCCAAGTACATGGAGAGAAACGGCTCGCTCAAAACGCTGTTTGCTTCCACCTTGGGCATTTTCATCGTGCCTGTGGTTTACGCTTTCTCGCGCGACCTTCTCACTATTACCTTCTTTAACGTCATCACGGGCATTATTTTCTCGGGAGTAATGCTGGCCCTCTTTAATTCTCTGCTCGATATGACCCCTGAAGAGCGCAAAACTACCTATATTGGCTACTACAATACGGCGATTACGGCTAGTGCCATCTTCGCCCCCATGGCGGGAGTCGCCATGCTCGAGTTGTGGGGCTACAGGCCCGCATTCCTCATAGCGGCTACCTTGCGCATTATGGGTAGCCTAGCCTTTGGGCTTATCTACCTGCTCGAAAAACGACCCGAAAAATGCAACACCGATAACGCCTCATGA